CTGGTGACGACGCGACCCGCCGCCCCGGAGGACAGGCGGGCCGCGTGGCGGGCGAGGGGGCGGAGACGATCAGAGGCCGGGGAACCAGAGCTTGATCTCGCGCTCGGCCGACTCCGGGGAGTCCGAGCCGTGCACCAGGTTCTGCGTGACGGCCAGGCCCCAGTCGCGGCCGAGGTCGCCGCGGATCGAGCCGGGGGCGGCGGTCGTCGGGTCCGTGGCGCCGGCGATGACGCGGAAGCCCTCGATCACCCGCTCGCCCTCGGCGACGACCGCGAGGACCGGGCCCGAGGCCATGAAGTCGACCAGCGGGCGGAAGAACGGCTTGCCCTCGTGCTCGGCGTAGTGCTCGGCGAGCAGCGCCTCGTCGGCGGTGCGCAGCTCGACGGCCAGCAGGGTGTAGCCCTTGGCCTCGACGCGGCGCAGGACCTCCCCGACGAGCCCGCGGCGGACCCCGTCGGGCTTGACCAGGATGAGAGTGCGCTCGGTGTGGGGTGCGTCAGTCATGAGCCGACCCTATCGGCGTCGACAAGCCCCTGAGCAGGCCCTCGGCCCGCGGCCTCAGCCTTCGGGGTAGTCCTCCGGGTGGGCTGCCGCCCACTCGGCGCGCTCCCGGTCGATGCGCCCGCCCAGCCGCAGCGACACCACCCACATCACCACGAAGATCCCGCCGACCACGAACATCATCGGCACGACGATGCCCGTCGCCAGCACCAGCACCTGCGCCACCGATCCCGCGGCGTAGCCGCCGGGCCACGTCATCAGCCGTGACAGGACGACGAGCATGAGCATCAGGGCCCCGCCGACGAGCCAGATCGCCGCGCGCGACGGGCCGCCCTCGTCGATGGCCGCCAGCCCGTGCGCCACCAGCGTCACCAGCAGCACCAGGAACGCCTCGAGCAGAAGGATCGTCGAGGTGAACTGCAGGCGCGCGGGACGCTTGCGACGGACGACCGGCGCGGGGGTGCTCATCCGTCCAGGCTACCGGCGTCGCGACGAGCCCTCGGGCCCTCCGGCCCGACCTCGGGCTCGCCGCCTGCGACGAGCACCGGCTCGCCGGAGGCGTCGGCGCCGGGCTCGGGGGCGGCGAGGGCCTCGCCACGCGCGACCATCCCGGCCTCGTTCGAGAGCGTGACCTCGCGCAGGAACAGGGTCAGCACGAAGGCCACCGCGACGAGCGGCACGAGGTACCAGAACGCGGGCGCCAGGGCGTCGGTGAACGCCTCGACGACGCCCTGGTGCAACGGCTCCGGCAGCTGGGCGACGAGGGCCGGTGTCAGGGTGGACGTCCCGGCGCCCTCGGGCAGGCTCCCGGCCGGCGCCTCGGCGAAGACGGTCCCCAGGCGGTCGGAGAGGCGGCCGGTGAAGATCGTGCTGAACAGCGCGACGCCCACCGCGGCGCCGATCTCGCGGAAGAAGTTGTTCGAGCTGGTCGCCGTGCCGAGCTCGTGCGGGTCGACGGCGTTCTGGACGGCGAGCACGATGGTCTGCATGACGAGCCCGAGGCCGGCGCCGAGGACGAAGATCATCGCCCCGAACAGCACCATGGACATGTCGCCCTCGAGCTGCGTCAGCCAGACGAGGCCGCCCGTGGCGATCGCCATGCCGACGATCGGGTAGACGCGGTAGCGGCCTGTCCGGGTGATCGCGAAGCCCGAGCCGATGGCCGTGAGCATGACGCCCGCCATCATCGGCAGCATGAGGTACCCGGACTCGGTGACGCCCGAGCCGGTGGACATCTGCAGGAACGTGGGTAGGAAGCCCAGGGCCGCGAACATGCCCATCCCGATGATCAGGCCCACCGTGGTGGCGATCGCGAACGTGCGGTTCTTGAACAGGCGCAGCGGGATCAGCGGCTCCTGCGCGACGCGCTCGACCAGCACGAACGCCACCGCCGCGACGACCGTCGCCAGCGTGAGGCCGATCAGCAGCGGGTCGCCCCAGTCGTAGTCGTCGCGCCCGCTCCAGCTCGACCAGCTCGTGACGAGCACCAGCGCGGAGGTGGCGATGACCATGAGCACGATGCCCGCGACGTCGATCTTCTTGTCGGAGCGGTGGCTGGGCAGCTTGAGCGTGAACCAGGCCGTGAGGAACGCCGCGATGCCGACGGGGATGTTGATCCAGAAGCACCAGCGCCAGTCGAGGTGGTCGGTGAACAGTCCCCCGAGCAACGGGCCGAGGACCGCGGCGATGCCGAAGAGGGCGCCCATCGGGCCCATGTACTTGCCGCGCTCCTTGGCGGGCACGATGTCGGCGATGATCGCCTGGGACAGGATCATCAGACCGCCGCCGCCCAGCCCCTGCACGCCGCGCCAGGCGACCAGCTCGGCGAACGTCTGAGCGAAGCCGGCGCCCGCCGAGGCGATGGTGAACAGGCCGATGGCGACGAGGAAGGGCCAGCGGCGGCCCCACAGGTCGCCGAACTTGCCGTAGAGCGGCATGACGATGGCGATCGCGAGGATGTACGCCGTCACCACCCAGCCCTGGTGCTCGACGCCGCTGAGCTCGCCGACGATCGTCGGCATCGCGGTGCCGACGATCGACTGGTCGAGCGAGGACAGGAACATGCTCGCCATGAGGGCGCCGAAGATCAGCCAGACGGTGCGCTTGGTGAGGACGACCAGCGGCTGTCCGCTGGCTGG
The sequence above is a segment of the Cellulomonas chengniuliangii genome. Coding sequences within it:
- the ndk gene encoding nucleoside-diphosphate kinase, with translation MTDAPHTERTLILVKPDGVRRGLVGEVLRRVEAKGYTLLAVELRTADEALLAEHYAEHEGKPFFRPLVDFMASGPVLAVVAEGERVIEGFRVIAGATDPTTAAPGSIRGDLGRDWGLAVTQNLVHGSDSPESAEREIKLWFPGL
- a CDS encoding MDR family MFS transporter, whose protein sequence is MTATAPPLPASGQPLVVLTKRTVWLIFGALMASMFLSSLDQSIVGTAMPTIVGELSGVEHQGWVVTAYILAIAIVMPLYGKFGDLWGRRWPFLVAIGLFTIASAGAGFAQTFAELVAWRGVQGLGGGGLMILSQAIIADIVPAKERGKYMGPMGALFGIAAVLGPLLGGLFTDHLDWRWCFWINIPVGIAAFLTAWFTLKLPSHRSDKKIDVAGIVLMVIATSALVLVTSWSSWSGRDDYDWGDPLLIGLTLATVVAAVAFVLVERVAQEPLIPLRLFKNRTFAIATTVGLIIGMGMFAALGFLPTFLQMSTGSGVTESGYLMLPMMAGVMLTAIGSGFAITRTGRYRVYPIVGMAIATGGLVWLTQLEGDMSMVLFGAMIFVLGAGLGLVMQTIVLAVQNAVDPHELGTATSSNNFFREIGAAVGVALFSTIFTGRLSDRLGTVFAEAPAGSLPEGAGTSTLTPALVAQLPEPLHQGVVEAFTDALAPAFWYLVPLVAVAFVLTLFLREVTLSNEAGMVARGEALAAPEPGADASGEPVLVAGGEPEVGPEGPRARRDAGSLDG
- a CDS encoding DUF4233 domain-containing protein — its product is MSTPAPVVRRKRPARLQFTSTILLLEAFLVLLVTLVAHGLAAIDEGGPSRAAIWLVGGALMLMLVVLSRLMTWPGGYAAGSVAQVLVLATGIVVPMMFVVGGIFVVMWVVSLRLGGRIDRERAEWAAAHPEDYPEG